The following coding sequences lie in one Miscanthus floridulus cultivar M001 chromosome 9, ASM1932011v1, whole genome shotgun sequence genomic window:
- the LOC136479884 gene encoding uncharacterized protein — translation MSDNPAALPSPPARAGMTAWTNGVDDVDEQHGRTWTNVRPRWARWGRCLGLAPGRRGAAGRAAARRRAAGAAWNRWPEADWGGAGRLQSGVWPGWGEGRQGAPALGAAGAPRIRWPTADRGGKGRCHGGARPGRRRAGAGFAGQVGARAAQGGRGRGGAGRVGWARGELAAANGGRRGGVRA, via the exons ATGTCCGACAACCCTGCGGCTTTACCTTCTCCTCCAGCAAGGGCGGGGATGACGGCGTGGACGAATGGCGTGGACGACGTGGACGAACAGCATGGACGAACGTGGACGAACGTTC GGCCACGGTGGGCTCGCTGGGGCCGCTGCCTTGGGCTGGCACCAGGCAGGCGGGGTGCGGCCGGGCGCGCCGCTGCAAGGCGCCGAGCAGCCGGGGCGGCCTGGAACCGGTGGCCGGAGGCCGACTGGGGTGGGGCGGGGCGGCTTCAGAGCGGGGTGTGGCCGGGGTGGGGTGAGGGCAGGCAGGGGGCGCCGGCGCTGGGCGCGGCCGGGGCGCCCCGGATCCGGTGGCCGACGGCCGACCGGGGTGGGAAGGGGCGGTGCCACGGTGGGGCGCGGCCGGGCCGGCGGCGCGCCGGCGCGGGGTTCGCGGGGCAGGTCGGGGCCAGGGCAGCGCAGGGCGGTCGGGGCCGGGGTGGAGCGGGGCGGGTAGGGTGGGCGCGGGGCGAGCTGGCGGCAGCGAACGGCGGTAGGCGCGGGGGTGTGCGTGCCTGA